Proteins from a genomic interval of Lolium perenne isolate Kyuss_39 chromosome 1, Kyuss_2.0, whole genome shotgun sequence:
- the LOC127317385 gene encoding uncharacterized protein, which produces MAFSSKITLATVFCLVAASAVAVPPATLQDTCKSAGEQAVLCSVLLSSNPAAQKTPVDTRGLAHAAVMAAGANATATAEKLNQLFDSDDIKTKSPDLQRCIEDCTQRYQSAGTFLSQASSKLDAGSFDEANVLIAGAQSVIKLCQRTCQNVPKGELTVCSKNVDLLCGIAASITRLLLQH; this is translated from the exons ATGGCGTTCTCATCCAAGATCACCTTGGCAACCGTCTTCTGCCTCGTGGCAGCCTCGGCCGTTGCCGTGCCGCCGGCCACCCTCCAGGACACGTGCAAGAGCGCCGGCGAGCAGGCGGTGCTGTGCAGCGTGTTGCTGTCGTCGAACCCGGCGGCCCAGAAGACGCCGGTGGACACGCGCGGGCTGGCGCACGCCGCCGTGATGGCGGCGGGGGCGaacgcgacggcgacggcggagaAGCTGAACCAGCTCTTCGACTCCGACGACATCAAGACCAAGAGCCCTGATCTCCAGCGCTGCATCGAGGACTGCACCCAGAG GTACCAGTCGGCGGGGACGTTCCTGAGCCAGGCGTCGTCGAAGCTGGACGCCGGGTCGTTCGACGAGGCCAACGTGCTCATCGCGGGCGCGCAGTCGGTCATCAAGCTATGCCAGAGGACGTGCCAGAACGTGCCCAAGGGGGAGCTCACCGTCTGCAGCAAGAACGTCGACCTCCTCTGCGGCATCGCCGCATCCATCACTCGCTTGCTCCTACAACACTAG
- the LOC127335997 gene encoding F-box protein At5g03100-like, whose translation MTPCKRGKKAPAAAGVDRISALPEEILHHVLSFLPAQEAVRTCLVAPGWRHLWKFTAGLRIVEFEGARSVKDVREFVDYLFILRGYGDLNTFEVELSEFSEEDVLYVNLWTRFAVFCKVRALTLHLHDNKFLDIEGQPLVSRELRTLDLRGVCLRRAFLDFSSCPALEDLKMQYCQIDVDKISSLSLKRLSIIFCRSDQSHRVRVSAPCLISFTLDSFAGRTPLLESMPMLETAVVELGRACSDFCHNYRNQGFCGANGSRCVYCFSYNGQSSNTVLLGAIYNAKHLRLISPLGMVIFARDLKSCPTFNKLKTLLLNAYWCVGPDFDALTCILKHSSVLEKLTLQFAFEVYMSSVDDCCTVEVY comes from the exons ATGACTCCGTGCAAGAGGGGCAAGAAAGCGCCTGCGGCGGCCGGCGTCGACCGCATCAGcgcacttccggaggagatccTCCACCATGTCCTCTCTTTCCTACCGGCGCAGGAGGCCGTCCGTACGTGCCTGGTCGCACCGGGCTGGCGGCACCTCTGGAAGTTCACCGCAGGCCTGCGCATCGTCGAATTTGAGGGTGCGAGATCTGTTAAGGATGTCCGGGAATTCGTGGACTATCTGTTTATCCTGCGTGGGTACGGGGATCTTAACACTTTTGAGGTCGAGCTCTCTGAGTTCTCAGAAGAGGACGTGCTCTATGTGAACCTATGGACCCGTTTTGCTGTGTTCTGTAAAGTTCGTGCGCTCACCCTTCACCTCCATGACAATAAATTCCTCGACATAGAAGGCCAACCTCTTGTCTCTCGGGAGCTCAGGACATTAGACCTTCGGGGAGTATGCCTCCGAAGGGCCTTTCTTGATTTTTCTAGCTGCCCAGCATTGGAGGATCTGAAGATGCAATATTGCCAGATTGATGTTGATAAGATATCGTCCCTGTCCCTGAAACGGTTGAGCATCATCTTTTGCCGTTCCGATCAGTCTCATCGAGTCCGCGTTTCTGCTCCATGCCTCATCTCTTTTACACTAGACAGCTTTGCTGGTAGAACCCCCCTGCTTGAAAGCATGCCAATGTTAGAGACTGCAGTTGTGGAACTTGGGCGTGCCTGCAGCGATTTCTGTCATAACTACAGAAATCAGGGTTTCTGTGGTGCTAACGGTTCTAGATGTGTGTATTGTTTTTCTTACAATGGTCAAAGCAGCAATACCGTGCTTCTTGGAGCTATCTACAATGCTAAACATCTCCGGTTGATCTCTCCACTAGGAATG GTGATTTttgcaagggatttgaaaagttgtccGACATTTAACAAGCTAAAGACTTTATTACTCAATGCCTACTGGTGCGTGGGCCCTGACTTTGATGCACTAACTTGCATTCTCAAACACTCTTCAGTTCTAGAGAAGCTCACTCTTCAGTTTGCTTTCGAGGTATATATGTCATCTGTAGATGATTGCTGCACTGTTGAAGTTTATTGA